A window from Leptospira wolffii serovar Khorat str. Khorat-H2 encodes these proteins:
- a CDS encoding EscU/YscU/HrcU family type III secretion system export apparatus switch protein, whose translation MDRVKLGIALKFVPEKNQGPVVLATGEGLLGEKIARIAQMHGVPVVEDAPLAHALSPLPVGKEIPENLYRAVAGVFAFVLSQNEESEPKDRKK comes from the coding sequence ATGGACCGCGTGAAATTAGGAATCGCCCTGAAATTCGTACCAGAAAAGAACCAAGGACCCGTGGTACTTGCGACCGGAGAAGGTCTCCTCGGAGAAAAAATCGCAAGGATCGCGCAAATGCACGGGGTCCCGGTGGTAGAGGATGCTCCTTTAGCACATGCTCTTTCTCCTTTACCAGTAGGAAAAGAGATACCTGAGAATTTATACCGGGCAGTCGCCGGAGTATTCGCATTTGTACTGAGCCAGAATGAGGAAAGCGAACCTAAGGATCGCAAAAAATGA
- a CDS encoding YraN family protein, with protein sequence MEKDRSKREAGITGENLAADFLLKNGYSILARNHRIRIGEIDIIALKEETIHFIEVKHWTSPGYSDPLETFTPKKIKRMRAAAADYLRRDRSLQNYFVSFCLVSVGEKRELNFYLNLF encoded by the coding sequence ATGGAAAAAGATCGTTCCAAGCGAGAAGCGGGGATCACCGGAGAAAATCTTGCGGCGGATTTCCTTTTAAAAAACGGGTATAGCATTCTTGCCAGAAATCATAGAATCCGGATCGGAGAAATCGACATAATCGCCTTAAAAGAGGAAACTATTCATTTTATCGAAGTGAAGCATTGGACCTCTCCCGGATACTCGGACCCCCTGGAGACGTTTACCCCTAAGAAAATCAAAAGGATGAGAGCGGCAGCCGCGGATTATTTGCGCAGAGATCGTTCTCTTCAAAACTATTTTGTCTCTTTTTGCCTAGTCTCTGTGGGTGAAAAAAGGGAACTGAATTTTTATCTAAATCTATTCTAA
- a CDS encoding type IV pilus biogenesis, producing the protein MNAFFIELRKHTFLALIPIVVLFSLSLAYLCRGVLLLFLTPDVQTSASGTAYARRPVSTPIVSIESYKELVTGNFFRGSLAPPPGETALGADGNPAPPDTGEGEEMRITGTLSGHWSFARVTILEKGKQNAEEFATGETIAGYKVKAINLTHVVLEKGGSSLKVEIGQTPGEARAKLGAAAQGPVPAGSGDAVRKILSRQDVNRKLADPTAIYKNARFGPFMENNAITGYKIYSIGNEHIFYSLGARNGDVIRRVNGMPLNDTVKMLEMWNSIKTTDKVSVDVDRGGKILTYEFIIRN; encoded by the coding sequence ATGAACGCGTTTTTCATAGAATTAAGAAAGCATACTTTCCTGGCATTGATTCCCATTGTGGTGCTATTCTCACTATCCTTGGCCTATCTTTGCAGAGGAGTACTCTTGCTTTTTCTTACCCCCGACGTTCAAACAAGCGCCTCGGGAACCGCCTATGCAAGAAGACCCGTTTCGACTCCCATCGTTTCCATAGAATCCTATAAGGAACTCGTAACCGGAAATTTTTTCCGAGGTAGTCTTGCTCCTCCTCCGGGAGAAACCGCTTTGGGAGCGGACGGGAACCCGGCTCCTCCTGACACAGGAGAAGGGGAGGAGATGCGGATCACTGGTACCCTAAGCGGGCACTGGAGTTTTGCTAGAGTTACCATATTAGAAAAAGGAAAACAAAACGCGGAAGAATTCGCAACCGGCGAAACCATAGCGGGCTATAAGGTCAAGGCGATCAATCTCACCCATGTGGTCTTGGAAAAAGGAGGCTCTTCCCTCAAGGTCGAAATCGGTCAGACCCCTGGAGAAGCTAGAGCGAAATTAGGAGCCGCCGCCCAAGGACCTGTACCGGCAGGTTCGGGGGACGCAGTACGTAAGATTCTTTCCAGACAGGACGTAAATAGAAAGCTGGCGGATCCAACCGCAATCTACAAGAACGCCAGATTTGGCCCATTTATGGAAAACAACGCGATTACCGGCTACAAAATCTATAGCATCGGAAATGAGCATATATTTTATTCCTTAGGCGCCCGGAACGGAGACGTAATTCGCCGGGTCAACGGTATGCCTCTCAACGATACCGTAAAAATGTTAGAAATGTGGAATTCCATTAAAACGACCGATAAAGTCTCTGTAGACGTAGACAGAGGCGGAAAGATCCTGACCTATGAATTTATTATCCGGAACTGA
- a CDS encoding HD domain-containing phosphohydrolase — MKKLNVSELKAGMRFTKPVYLDKENLFITSNTPITDSDLERLKRFGITEVLTHGDILVIDVDPDHLETQLEDFIVSTIVDEDLLPLKGIYDNLNRIKVQFSNLFKNTFNVVQDVYRKAADDKIFDFGPVREQGEALTDFVRTHSNLSYLILGMNNPGYYLYNQITTSTFYALIIGKLLDFSRPKMLDLAISCLVADVGMTKVPATISEKTDQLTDEEYKSILKHTIIGYQILTQKVKIKNSLAIVALQHHERFDGKGYPQKLAGVAIEENARIYAIADNFSALITNRPHRQRILPHEAIKSMISMDVGKFDLKIVRTFLNQVSLYPVGSCVELSDKRVGIVLSSNPDKPLRPSIRIIKDEYGTYVRNLILVDLVKENHLFIVKALDLIEATANK, encoded by the coding sequence ATGAAAAAGTTAAACGTATCTGAACTGAAAGCGGGAATGAGATTCACCAAACCGGTTTATCTGGATAAGGAAAATCTGTTCATCACGTCCAATACTCCAATCACCGATTCCGACTTGGAAAGACTCAAACGCTTCGGTATTACGGAAGTTCTGACTCACGGAGACATTCTGGTCATAGACGTGGATCCCGATCATTTGGAAACCCAGTTAGAGGATTTCATCGTCAGTACGATCGTGGACGAGGACCTTCTTCCCCTAAAAGGAATTTACGATAATTTAAATAGAATTAAGGTCCAGTTCTCCAATCTATTTAAGAATACTTTCAACGTGGTTCAGGATGTGTATCGCAAGGCCGCCGACGATAAGATATTCGATTTTGGACCGGTAAGGGAGCAAGGAGAGGCTCTCACTGATTTCGTGCGCACTCATTCCAATCTGTCTTATCTCATTTTAGGGATGAATAATCCGGGATATTATCTATATAATCAGATCACGACTTCCACTTTTTATGCTTTGATCATAGGAAAGCTACTGGATTTTTCCCGACCCAAGATGTTGGACCTCGCCATTTCCTGTCTTGTGGCGGATGTAGGAATGACCAAGGTTCCCGCTACGATTTCCGAAAAAACGGACCAACTTACGGACGAGGAATACAAATCCATTCTAAAGCACACAATCATCGGCTATCAAATTCTGACCCAAAAAGTCAAGATCAAGAATAGCCTCGCAATCGTAGCTCTACAGCACCATGAGAGATTCGATGGAAAAGGATATCCTCAGAAATTAGCCGGAGTCGCGATCGAGGAAAACGCGAGAATTTATGCGATCGCGGATAATTTCTCCGCGCTTATTACCAATCGTCCTCATCGCCAAAGGATTCTTCCTCACGAGGCGATCAAATCCATGATTAGCATGGATGTGGGAAAGTTCGACCTAAAGATTGTGCGCACATTTTTGAACCAAGTATCCCTATATCCGGTAGGTTCCTGCGTAGAGCTCTCCGATAAAAGAGTGGGAATCGTTTTAAGTTCCAATCCCGATAAACCTTTACGCCCCTCCATTCGTATTATAAAAGACGAATATGGAACCTACGTTAGAAATCTGATTCTCGTGGACTTAGTAAAGGAGAATCATTTATTCATCGTCAAGGCCTTAGATCTGATCGAAGCCACCGCGAATAAATAA
- a CDS encoding YifB family Mg chelatase-like AAA ATPase, translating to METLKLVRLQGASLEGIRAFPVSVEINMKRGIPRFAITGLATTAIKESADRIRIAVENSGFDYSLLNILVHLAPAGRKKEGTYLDLPIAAGILSLTGQLPYPAKLEKFLLLGELGLDGSLKPLRGILPILMSVGNSEYSQVVVPYENREEASVLGQFSVFPISHLRDLVPLLKGGISPEPKGRIRMKPEVYPWKAEFYRSQLPAVRAVQIASAGFHHCLLSGSPGTGKTMLSKLAYSFLPPIGESEGVELLALRSFGELLCDTEVERPFRSPHHTASDISLVGGSSNLKMGEVSLASHGILFLDELSEFQSRTLQALREPMEEGKITVSRITGSVTHPAPFLLMAATNPCPCGYFESGFRPCICSPSTVKKYQAPFTGPFWDRVEIFCQLRVSGDPDQRKVSVDLKKIRDSVTKAAEIQRERLWRRTGKLYNGRLRGDEVEACIPLSKELSDFLNESASKLRFSIRKSSQWRKVARTIADLEGSGEILERHLEEALVFLNSGWSPENRAVA from the coding sequence ATGGAAACATTAAAACTAGTTCGACTCCAAGGTGCCTCTCTGGAAGGAATCCGGGCCTTCCCCGTTTCCGTTGAAATCAATATGAAACGCGGGATTCCCAGGTTCGCGATTACGGGACTCGCGACGACCGCAATCAAGGAATCGGCCGACAGAATCCGGATCGCCGTCGAAAACAGCGGTTTCGATTACTCCCTTTTGAATATTCTAGTGCATCTTGCCCCTGCCGGCAGAAAAAAAGAAGGAACCTATTTGGATCTTCCCATAGCCGCGGGAATTCTTTCTCTTACCGGCCAGCTCCCGTATCCGGCGAAGCTGGAAAAATTCCTTTTACTAGGAGAACTAGGACTCGACGGAAGCCTCAAGCCATTGAGAGGAATTCTTCCGATTCTTATGTCGGTCGGAAATTCGGAATATTCTCAAGTGGTCGTTCCTTACGAAAATAGAGAGGAGGCGTCCGTTCTGGGACAATTCTCCGTATTTCCCATATCCCATTTGAGAGATTTGGTCCCGTTATTGAAGGGAGGAATTTCGCCCGAACCGAAAGGAAGGATCCGAATGAAACCGGAAGTCTATCCCTGGAAGGCGGAATTTTATAGGAGCCAACTTCCTGCCGTTCGGGCGGTGCAAATCGCGAGTGCGGGCTTTCACCATTGTCTCCTTTCAGGTTCTCCGGGAACGGGAAAAACGATGCTTTCCAAATTGGCGTATTCTTTTTTGCCTCCAATCGGAGAATCGGAAGGAGTGGAACTCTTAGCTCTTCGTTCCTTCGGAGAATTGCTTTGCGATACGGAAGTAGAGAGGCCTTTTCGGAGTCCCCACCATACCGCTTCGGATATTTCTCTAGTGGGAGGTTCCAGTAATTTAAAAATGGGAGAAGTTTCCTTGGCTTCTCACGGAATTCTTTTCTTAGACGAACTTTCCGAATTCCAATCCAGAACGCTGCAAGCTCTGAGAGAACCTATGGAAGAAGGAAAGATCACGGTCTCTCGGATCACAGGATCCGTCACCCACCCTGCCCCGTTCCTTCTTATGGCGGCTACTAACCCCTGTCCTTGCGGATATTTCGAATCCGGATTTAGGCCATGCATATGTTCTCCTTCTACGGTGAAAAAATACCAGGCTCCTTTTACGGGACCTTTTTGGGACCGAGTGGAAATCTTCTGCCAATTGCGCGTCTCGGGCGATCCGGATCAGAGAAAAGTGTCCGTAGACTTGAAAAAGATCCGGGACTCCGTGACCAAGGCGGCAGAGATCCAAAGAGAAAGACTTTGGAGAAGAACCGGAAAATTGTATAACGGAAGACTTCGGGGCGACGAGGTGGAGGCTTGTATTCCCCTCTCGAAGGAACTTTCCGATTTCCTAAACGAGTCGGCTTCTAAATTGAGGTTCAGTATTCGCAAGTCTTCCCAATGGAGAAAGGTGGCGAGAACGATTGCGGATTTGGAAGGTAGCGGAGAGATTTTGGAGAGGCACTTAGAGGAGGCCCTTGTTTTCCTGAATTCCGGATGGTCTCCGGAAAACAGGGCCGTAGCCTAA
- the gspD gene encoding type II secretion system secretin GspD, which yields MRKREFKSLYLRNATFAVLLLLSVNEGVYSQNTKKGKRSTTPAAEDTKERTFFANWRDTELNDFLKGMSAILRKNILLDESLKGKKITIISQKEIPVKNAFPFMKAVLESMGFAVVEEADLITIVKLKDALARSPYVRVGKEPIPDNEALDNRIITQIIPVENVKPEELEPILKRLTSPNTDVIVYRNTNTIVLSGSTADINKLLTLVNELDIKPDEAGPGSVSSAGDVHIYTLEYSEAEKIAATLIKLDNPIVGDVPTPSGAPGAPPPPAPKVEKIKAVSHKESNSVIVTATEAEWNEIRKIIRVLDSARKQVLLEVLIVELSSTDTNDFGIDWRFQGQGPYSQFNSGLAKEGNIINSSGRINPNLNTLSGFSLGFVQAGAQQILGILSANQGNENFNVLSAPQVLTLDNQEAEINVGQDVPVRTQSRNAGLGGANAVTVDNYEYRPTGIKLKFTPHVNKNNKITLDLLQEIKNIASIALAGGNPTFNRREVKTTITIDNKQTIVIGGLISNDKQKRLIKIPLLGDIPYLGWIFRRTTEQLKKTNLMVFITPHILDNRELADKMTVKKKLQQERYEIERERVLNKEATIKERGE from the coding sequence ATGCGCAAAAGAGAATTCAAATCCCTTTATCTTAGAAATGCGACTTTCGCGGTTTTACTTCTGCTTTCGGTGAATGAGGGTGTATATTCCCAAAATACGAAAAAAGGTAAGAGAAGTACGACCCCGGCCGCGGAAGATACGAAAGAGCGTACATTCTTCGCAAACTGGAGAGACACCGAGCTTAACGATTTCTTAAAGGGGATGAGCGCAATCCTCCGTAAAAACATTCTCTTGGACGAAAGCCTAAAAGGCAAAAAAATCACCATCATCTCCCAAAAGGAGATCCCTGTTAAGAACGCGTTCCCTTTCATGAAGGCGGTACTCGAGTCCATGGGATTCGCCGTGGTGGAAGAAGCAGACCTGATCACGATCGTAAAGTTAAAGGACGCTCTGGCTCGTTCTCCTTATGTTAGAGTGGGAAAAGAGCCGATTCCGGATAACGAGGCTCTGGACAATAGAATCATCACTCAAATCATTCCTGTGGAAAACGTAAAGCCGGAGGAATTGGAACCCATTCTAAAAAGATTAACTTCTCCGAATACGGATGTTATCGTTTACAGAAATACGAACACCATCGTCCTCTCCGGTTCCACCGCCGACATCAATAAGCTTTTGACCCTCGTAAACGAATTGGATATCAAGCCGGACGAAGCAGGTCCGGGATCCGTCTCTTCCGCAGGCGACGTACATATTTATACTTTGGAATACAGCGAAGCTGAGAAAATCGCAGCTACTCTCATCAAGCTGGACAATCCGATAGTGGGAGACGTTCCCACTCCGAGCGGAGCACCGGGTGCTCCTCCACCTCCGGCTCCCAAAGTGGAAAAGATCAAAGCGGTCTCCCACAAGGAATCCAACTCCGTCATAGTAACCGCAACGGAAGCGGAATGGAACGAGATCCGTAAGATCATCCGTGTTTTAGATTCTGCGAGAAAACAAGTCTTATTGGAAGTGTTGATCGTAGAGCTCTCCTCCACGGATACGAACGATTTCGGTATAGACTGGAGATTCCAAGGCCAAGGACCTTATAGCCAATTTAACTCAGGGCTTGCCAAAGAAGGAAATATCATCAACTCTAGCGGTAGGATCAATCCGAACCTGAACACATTATCCGGCTTCTCCTTAGGATTCGTGCAGGCCGGTGCTCAACAGATTTTAGGAATCTTAAGTGCCAATCAAGGGAATGAGAATTTTAACGTCCTTTCCGCTCCGCAGGTTCTCACTTTGGATAACCAAGAAGCGGAGATCAACGTGGGTCAGGATGTTCCGGTAAGAACCCAAAGTAGAAACGCGGGATTAGGCGGCGCGAACGCCGTTACCGTGGATAACTACGAATATCGACCCACAGGTATCAAACTGAAATTCACTCCCCATGTGAATAAGAATAATAAGATCACGTTGGATCTATTACAAGAGATCAAGAATATCGCCTCCATCGCGTTGGCGGGAGGTAACCCTACCTTCAATAGAAGGGAAGTCAAGACCACGATTACCATAGATAATAAGCAGACCATCGTTATCGGAGGACTCATCTCCAACGATAAACAAAAGCGTCTCATTAAGATCCCTCTTCTGGGAGATATTCCTTATCTGGGTTGGATCTTCCGTAGAACCACGGAACAATTAAAAAAGACCAATTTGATGGTCTTTATCACTCCTCATATCCTGGACAACCGCGAATTGGCCGATAAAATGACGGTCAAAAAGAAGCTCCAACAGGAAAGATACGAGATCGAAAGAGAAAGAGTTCTGAACAAGGAAGCAACGATCAAGGAACGCGGAGAATAA
- a CDS encoding type II secretion system-associated lipoprotein yields the protein MVRLPAFLLTLLTIQCAARLIKQDKLLDINAHYQDKVYSLKKDTKVSTSETFRKGMLVRIYVESTPSLIKIKCYPADQKREHAIGRLIAYQVNDDFEKKAINIEDLDKIVENELTEYKKKK from the coding sequence ATGGTGCGATTGCCGGCTTTTTTACTGACTCTATTGACGATTCAATGTGCAGCCAGATTGATTAAGCAGGACAAATTGTTGGATATCAACGCGCATTACCAGGACAAGGTCTATTCTCTGAAAAAGGACACCAAAGTGTCCACCTCCGAGACCTTCCGCAAGGGAATGCTAGTGCGAATCTATGTGGAATCGACTCCGTCGCTCATTAAAATCAAGTGTTACCCCGCCGACCAGAAAAGGGAACACGCGATCGGTAGGTTGATTGCCTATCAGGTAAACGACGATTTCGAGAAGAAAGCCATCAATATCGAGGATTTGGATAAGATTGTTGAAAATGAGCTCACGGAATATAAAAAGAAAAAGTAA
- the gspE gene encoding type II secretion system ATPase GspE: MKTLGDILVEDGVISEKDLEESLKLQKKNHLPLGHILQKKGIAGEIDVLKAMARLYRMEFREKIDFKGMEEIYDRIPLKLIQKSRLVPFELAKKTVRVAVSDPTDLHPMDDVRANLREFKVEFILAPEPEIMRIIHSQFDTTSAAAKDLLNEMEGSFSELAEGFDNETIDLSDDAPIIKMVNVILSQAVNERASDIHVEPYEKSLVVRYRIDGILHNVLTPPKSYHAGITSRIKIMSNLNIAENRLPQDGRIKLRLAGKDVDIRVSTIPCQFGERIVMRLLNKTDQKYSLDTMGFYPDLIKTLRTLIYEPHGIVLVTGPTGSGKSTTLYSALSELNTEERNIITCEDPVEYQIEGVSQMQMQEKIGLTFATGLRAILRQDPDVIMVGEIRDEETARIAIQASLTGHLVFSTLHTNDAASAATRLIDMGIEPYLITSTVLGFMAQRLVRTICEKCKVTYKPSAEELESLGISKKQLKGGVLHKGEGCNHCMGTGFKGRTGIYELLIINNPIKGAILAGQDTNRINEIALENGFETMRDYGIRKVIDGITTPDEVLRVT, translated from the coding sequence GTGAAGACCCTAGGAGATATACTCGTCGAGGACGGAGTCATTTCTGAAAAAGATCTGGAGGAATCCCTTAAGCTCCAGAAGAAGAACCATCTTCCCCTAGGTCATATTCTGCAAAAAAAAGGGATCGCCGGAGAGATAGACGTCTTAAAGGCGATGGCTCGTCTCTACCGGATGGAATTCCGGGAAAAAATAGATTTCAAGGGAATGGAAGAGATTTACGATCGCATTCCTCTCAAGCTTATCCAAAAAAGCAGGCTTGTCCCTTTCGAACTTGCCAAGAAGACGGTCCGAGTAGCTGTCTCAGATCCTACGGATCTCCATCCCATGGACGATGTCCGTGCTAATTTAAGAGAATTTAAAGTAGAATTCATTCTCGCTCCGGAACCGGAGATCATGAGAATCATCCACTCCCAGTTCGACACCACCTCCGCCGCGGCCAAGGATCTTTTGAACGAGATGGAGGGAAGTTTCTCCGAACTGGCGGAAGGTTTCGATAACGAGACTATAGACTTATCAGACGACGCGCCCATCATCAAAATGGTAAACGTCATCCTCTCCCAAGCGGTGAACGAGAGAGCTTCGGATATACACGTAGAGCCTTACGAAAAAAGCCTGGTGGTTCGTTACAGGATAGACGGTATTCTGCATAACGTTCTAACTCCTCCTAAGTCCTACCACGCTGGGATCACTTCTCGTATCAAAATCATGTCCAACCTGAATATCGCCGAGAACCGATTGCCTCAGGACGGACGGATCAAATTGAGATTGGCCGGAAAGGATGTGGACATCCGCGTATCCACGATCCCTTGCCAATTCGGAGAACGTATCGTGATGCGTCTTCTCAATAAGACCGACCAGAAATACTCCCTAGACACGATGGGCTTTTATCCGGACCTAATCAAAACGCTTCGTACCTTAATCTACGAGCCCCACGGAATCGTACTAGTCACGGGACCTACCGGATCCGGAAAATCGACCACACTTTATTCCGCATTGAGCGAATTGAATACGGAAGAAAGAAACATCATCACCTGCGAAGACCCGGTGGAATACCAGATAGAAGGCGTTTCCCAGATGCAGATGCAGGAGAAAATCGGACTCACTTTCGCGACAGGACTTCGGGCCATTCTTCGCCAGGACCCGGACGTGATCATGGTGGGGGAGATCAGGGACGAGGAAACCGCTAGGATCGCAATCCAGGCCTCCTTGACCGGTCACTTGGTATTCTCCACATTGCACACCAACGACGCAGCATCCGCTGCGACCCGTCTTATAGATATGGGAATCGAGCCTTACCTGATCACGTCCACCGTGCTAGGCTTCATGGCCCAGCGTCTGGTGAGAACTATTTGCGAAAAATGTAAAGTTACATATAAACCCAGCGCGGAGGAATTGGAGTCCTTAGGAATTTCCAAAAAGCAACTCAAGGGCGGAGTATTGCATAAGGGAGAGGGTTGCAATCATTGTATGGGAACCGGATTCAAGGGCAGGACCGGAATCTACGAACTTCTTATCATCAACAACCCGATCAAGGGAGCGATTCTTGCGGGACAGGACACGAACAGAATCAACGAGATCGCTTTAGAGAACGGATTCGAAACGATGAGAGATTACGGAATTCGTAAGGTGATCGACGGGATCACGACTCCGGACGAAGTCCTGAGGGTCACTTAA
- a CDS encoding type II secretion system F family protein — MALFTYIAFNKKGKEEKGIIDAPNIQSARTKLKSKGLYVRQISEDAERKDRELFPFLAKLLYRVPRKVIGMFCRQLGTLLGAGIPLDKSLSNIVEQTDHEVFRKVVVAMQADITEGISLSDAMRKHPDVFPNQYPSLVSVGERTGDYETALIRLSEMEDKNIELRSKVTTALVYPSIIFILLQLVIIFLLTTVVPQIEHLFVEFNATLPLITRIVIGSSKLITGYWFLLFPAIFAVVIGFFFYKGTPEGKEKWERFVLKIPIVRTLAKKVLISNFARNLGILLTNRVPLIVSLQIVEQIVDHSVFGEEIRNAAGRIREGEKLSSSFLSSEILPQMVLGMMSAGEASDRVPEMMNKLAEIYDSEVDTSLKAATQAIEPLMLVFMGFAIGIIMAAIIVPMFSLTQNLQGI; from the coding sequence ATGGCTCTATTCACATATATCGCCTTCAATAAGAAGGGAAAGGAAGAAAAGGGGATTATCGACGCTCCTAATATCCAATCCGCACGGACCAAGCTGAAATCTAAGGGACTCTATGTCCGACAAATTTCCGAGGATGCAGAGCGTAAGGATAGGGAACTATTTCCGTTTTTAGCCAAGCTTTTGTATCGGGTTCCGCGCAAGGTCATCGGAATGTTTTGCAGACAATTGGGAACATTGCTAGGCGCCGGAATTCCTCTGGATAAATCCCTCTCGAATATAGTAGAGCAGACCGACCATGAAGTATTTCGAAAAGTCGTGGTCGCAATGCAGGCGGATATCACAGAAGGTATTTCCCTTTCGGATGCGATGAGAAAACATCCGGACGTTTTTCCGAACCAGTATCCTTCTTTGGTTTCGGTGGGAGAAAGAACTGGGGATTACGAGACGGCCCTCATTCGTCTTTCGGAAATGGAGGACAAGAATATAGAGCTCCGCTCCAAAGTGACGACCGCATTAGTCTATCCTTCGATCATCTTCATTCTTCTACAACTCGTAATCATATTTCTACTCACGACCGTAGTTCCTCAAATAGAACATTTATTCGTGGAATTCAATGCGACCCTGCCTCTCATCACAAGAATCGTGATCGGAAGTTCTAAGCTCATCACCGGATACTGGTTCCTACTTTTCCCGGCGATCTTTGCCGTGGTCATCGGGTTCTTCTTTTATAAGGGAACTCCGGAGGGAAAAGAAAAGTGGGAGAGGTTCGTCCTAAAAATTCCGATCGTAAGGACTCTTGCCAAAAAAGTTCTCATCTCCAATTTCGCGCGTAATTTGGGAATTCTTCTAACGAATCGGGTTCCTCTGATCGTATCCTTACAAATCGTGGAACAAATCGTGGACCATTCCGTTTTCGGCGAGGAAATCCGAAACGCCGCGGGTAGAATCAGGGAAGGGGAGAAATTGTCCTCTTCTTTCTTAAGTTCCGAGATTCTCCCCCAAATGGTTTTGGGGATGATGTCCGCAGGAGAAGCCTCGGATAGAGTCCCGGAAATGATGAACAAATTGGCGGAAATCTACGATTCGGAAGTGGATACTTCTCTTAAAGCTGCGACCCAGGCCATAGAACCTCTTATGTTGGTTTTCATGGGTTTTGCGATCGGAATTATCATGGCGGCTATCATCGTTCCGATGTTCAGCTTGACCCAAAACCTACAAGGCATATAA
- a CDS encoding M23 family metallopeptidase, with amino-acid sequence MSSRNIKRKSKRPRLPGSRRHPDPTDIKYVKRTILCLPIISAMLTSSLSADPLKNYDSAISDYANKDSSFFTDKEERKIKQLFSQSPEEWEADKFSSLSYNKDKSNLELPSFISINPIISSKIVNQSGIVLKSYVVKPKDTLFRIAKSLKTTASKITEANGLKKGSVLKVGQSLSVPVKVANASRQKIEFRRVFLTPVLNARVSSRFGKRKDPFHTGGGGYHTGIDLAGPQGAPILASADGVVSFAGVNGGYGNSVIVDHGNGYKTMYAHCAKITVEVGTKVKAGTVIGAVGRTGSATGSHLHFEVFYNEKRINPEAALRKTLKIVTNLDTGKVAKI; translated from the coding sequence ATGAGCTCACGGAATATAAAAAGAAAAAGTAAACGTCCTAGACTCCCCGGTTCAAGAAGGCATCCCGACCCGACCGATATTAAATACGTGAAACGGACGATTCTTTGCCTTCCCATTATCTCTGCCATGCTTACCTCATCGTTGTCGGCCGATCCGCTCAAAAACTATGATTCTGCAATTAGCGACTATGCTAATAAGGATTCTTCCTTCTTCACTGACAAGGAAGAGCGTAAGATTAAGCAATTATTCTCCCAATCTCCGGAAGAATGGGAAGCGGATAAGTTCTCCTCCTTAAGTTATAATAAAGACAAGTCCAATTTGGAATTGCCTTCCTTTATCAGCATCAACCCGATCATTTCTTCCAAAATCGTGAATCAAAGCGGTATCGTTTTGAAATCCTATGTCGTAAAACCTAAGGACACGCTTTTTAGAATCGCAAAGTCTTTAAAGACCACCGCTTCTAAGATCACGGAAGCCAACGGTTTAAAAAAGGGTTCCGTGCTGAAAGTGGGACAAAGTCTTAGCGTTCCCGTAAAGGTAGCTAACGCATCCCGCCAAAAAATCGAATTCAGAAGGGTATTTCTGACTCCAGTATTGAATGCTCGGGTATCCTCCCGCTTCGGCAAAAGAAAAGACCCGTTCCATACGGGAGGAGGGGGTTATCATACTGGAATCGATTTAGCCGGTCCCCAGGGAGCTCCTATCCTTGCCTCCGCCGACGGAGTGGTTAGTTTTGCCGGAGTCAACGGCGGATACGGAAATTCGGTAATCGTGGATCATGGAAACGGCTATAAAACCATGTATGCCCACTGTGCAAAAATTACGGTGGAAGTGGGAACAAAAGTAAAAGCGGGAACGGTCATAGGGGCAGTAGGTCGTACCGGTTCCGCCACGGGTTCCCATCTTCACTTCGAAGTATTTTACAACGAAAAGAGAATCAATCCAGAAGCGGCGCTCAGAAAAACCTTAAAAATCGTAACCAATCTAGATACCGGAAAGGTAGCTAAAATTTAG